One Candidatus Peregrinibacteria bacterium DNA segment encodes these proteins:
- a CDS encoding Type 1 glutamine amidotransferase-like domain-containing protein: protein MGYISNALDSAENDEEWRTEFTGEDKKELENLGLKVEELDLKNYFGQKEKLRAKLQQLDMLWVSGGNTFILRQAMKLSGLDELLQELRGNASFVYGGYSAAGCVLSPNLEHLQTVDDPTQHPYANFKETIWEGLAFIDYAFLPHYESDHPESADIDKEVAYCEHNKIPYRTLRDGEVILLF from the coding sequence GTGGGCTACATTTCCAACGCGTTAGATTCCGCCGAAAACGACGAAGAGTGGCGAACTGAATTTACAGGCGAAGACAAAAAAGAACTTGAAAACTTAGGCTTGAAAGTCGAAGAACTTGATCTCAAAAATTATTTTGGCCAAAAAGAGAAACTGCGTGCAAAACTTCAGCAGCTCGATATGCTATGGGTGAGTGGAGGCAATACTTTTATTCTAAGGCAGGCCATGAAACTCTCAGGTCTAGATGAACTTTTACAAGAACTTCGAGGGAATGCTTCTTTTGTTTATGGAGGCTACAGCGCAGCAGGCTGTGTTTTATCTCCAAACCTTGAACACCTACAAACGGTCGATGACCCCACCCAACACCCTTATGCGAATTTTAAAGAGACAATTTGGGAAGGACTTGCTTTTATCGATTATGCTTTTTTACCTCATTATGAATCCGACCATCCTGAATCGGCAGACATCGATAAAGAAGTCGCTTACTGTGAGCACAACAAAATCCCCTACCGTACACTTCGCGATGGGGAAGTGATCCTTCTCTTTTAA
- a CDS encoding cysteine--tRNA ligase codes for MIQFYDSLKGEKVAFKKKPGEKVGIYVCGPTVYDFAHLGHGRSAVAFDVIRRFLEFSGYEVVFTFNTTDIDDKMIDRAAKESIRVDELAERIIPEYKADYGALGVKAPTHNPRATEFVPQMISIIQTLEKKGCTYVLEDGVYFDITTFPAYGKLSHQKLEELNAGARVEERKDKRNHQDFVLWKFKKEGEPFWKSPWGDGRPGWHIECSAMSSTLLGDHFDIHGGGLDLKFPHHECELAQSEAASGELLADIWMHNGYITVDSEKMSKSLGNFFTLKEIFKSYHPRVVRFFLLGTHYRSPIEYSIEMLEQARSALKGMDEFYLNHLDGSVEAEVTLIAALKEKMDNDVDVAGALSVIYEWMKAEPTKVQATLEAVNAVLHVLPVDFIVSEEAQVLLAERADARARKDWAKSDDLRNQLAALGYDVEDKKDESTVRPRI; via the coding sequence ATGATTCAATTTTATGACAGTTTGAAAGGTGAAAAAGTGGCTTTTAAAAAAAAGCCTGGTGAAAAAGTGGGCATCTATGTGTGTGGCCCCACTGTGTATGATTTTGCGCATTTGGGGCATGGACGCAGTGCCGTGGCTTTTGATGTGATTCGACGTTTTTTGGAGTTTTCAGGCTACGAAGTGGTTTTTACTTTCAACACCACTGACATCGATGACAAAATGATCGATAGGGCTGCGAAAGAAAGCATCCGTGTGGATGAGTTGGCTGAGCGTATCATTCCTGAATACAAAGCCGATTACGGAGCCTTGGGCGTGAAAGCCCCTACGCACAATCCTCGTGCGACTGAATTTGTGCCGCAAATGATTTCCATCATTCAAACGCTTGAAAAAAAAGGCTGCACTTATGTTTTGGAAGACGGTGTGTATTTTGATATCACGACTTTTCCTGCGTATGGAAAATTGTCTCATCAAAAGTTGGAGGAATTGAATGCAGGGGCTCGAGTGGAAGAACGCAAAGACAAGCGCAATCATCAAGATTTTGTGCTGTGGAAATTCAAGAAAGAAGGTGAGCCGTTTTGGAAAAGCCCTTGGGGCGATGGGCGTCCAGGCTGGCACATTGAATGCAGCGCCATGAGTTCTACGCTTTTGGGCGACCATTTTGATATCCACGGCGGTGGGCTGGATTTAAAATTCCCTCATCATGAATGTGAATTGGCTCAGAGTGAAGCGGCCAGCGGTGAGTTGCTTGCGGACATTTGGATGCACAACGGTTACATCACGGTGGACAGCGAAAAGATGAGCAAGTCGCTGGGGAATTTTTTCACGCTGAAGGAAATTTTTAAGAGTTATCATCCTCGTGTGGTGCGCTTCTTTTTATTGGGCACACATTACCGCTCCCCCATTGAATATTCGATTGAAATGCTGGAGCAAGCCCGCAGCGCTTTGAAAGGCATGGATGAATTTTATTTGAATCATTTGGATGGCTCGGTTGAAGCGGAGGTAACCCTGATTGCGGCGTTGAAAGAAAAAATGGACAACGATGTGGATGTGGCAGGCGCGCTTTCGGTGATTTATGAATGGATGAAGGCCGAACCCACAAAGGTACAGGCCACGTTGGAGGCCGTGAATGCAGTGCTGCATGTTTTGCCTGTGGATTTTATCGTGAGCGAAGAGGCGCAGGTTTTGCTCGCTGAGCGTGCTGACGCTCGTGCTCGAAAAGACTGGGCAAAAAGCGACGATTTACGCAATCAACTCGCGGCGCTCGGTTATGACGTGGAAGACAAAAAAGACGAGAGCACAGTGAGGCCGAGGATTTAG
- a CDS encoding YggT family protein: protein MDFLKQTLNILIDLLIVLVFLRVIFSWFRTEGALVQLLNQCTEPFLAPLRRVLPQMGMLDFSPLILLLLMQIIRSLINAYL from the coding sequence ATGGATTTTTTAAAGCAAACTCTCAATATTCTCATCGACCTGCTGATTGTGCTTGTTTTTTTGCGGGTGATTTTTTCGTGGTTTAGAACCGAAGGCGCTTTGGTACAACTGTTAAACCAATGCACGGAGCCTTTTTTAGCTCCGCTGCGACGCGTGCTTCCACAAATGGGCATGCTGGACTTTTCACCGCTCATTTTGCTCCTTTTGATGCAAATCATCCGTTCCCTCATCAATGCCTATTTATGA
- a CDS encoding fibronectin type III domain-containing protein, with product MAASFLLQNKTLRLLAVVLGVLTLLGGLKMLHPAEELRLAKVDETVAGSDLQVILQGEAQADVEVQLTSVNGLAKTYLVELDEKGQGTLTLPGNEFQSAGTYALEAGYEKKRNSFTAAQSFEVVAAEPDLAQSRIHFSSSVLSSRQSTLMNVLLKDAYGNPVMGHALYATADSPSVQVFSSEFVTNEKGQMNFSVLGSSEGIAQIQLFDSTLGQPILGPAQVAAEGLLLEPSVQLAESGPVDAFVILGLDDESLTGDSLSVTVKAIDEEGFTVTDYTGSIRFSSSDEQADLPNDYTFLAEDQGEHSFSLGVKFVTLGEQTLSVTDLDNVRVNGEASTEVLNEEDASVDYNPDFETTDFAREGDFELISPASGSYSSGTLEIQGEAEYGHHAFIFVNEEEAGEADIEFDNSFAYTLQNLEDGNYEIYVEIRDEEGALVERSSNESVRIDSTAPQLVSLSMDPENGVEPEGNVKVVVLSEADLEEASVIFEGEVYGMEESSSPGKYEVLLVAPSMEGEYSIDVLLADALGNEVQYRDEALLKVSLEEEPVEDEEPVQEPALEKMVNSVTNLSATGGPGLVALSWETPESTLPLAYYRVYYGPSPAALFAVSETTDSSTHWTISDLLSNELYYFTVTAVDVEGNESEAGEAVLGVPEMKEGASAPSSTVPTYPVSTTLDQDVDRTPETGPAMNALVLLSTLGALGYVMLRRRARA from the coding sequence ATGGCAGCTTCTTTCCTTCTTCAAAACAAAACTTTGCGCCTTCTTGCGGTCGTGTTGGGTGTTTTGACGCTGCTCGGGGGCTTGAAAATGCTGCATCCTGCGGAGGAACTGCGCCTGGCCAAAGTGGATGAAACCGTGGCTGGGAGCGATTTACAAGTGATCTTGCAAGGTGAAGCTCAAGCGGACGTGGAGGTGCAATTGACCAGTGTGAATGGACTCGCAAAAACTTATCTTGTAGAACTGGACGAAAAAGGTCAGGGAACTTTAACCCTGCCCGGCAATGAATTTCAAAGCGCTGGGACTTATGCTTTGGAAGCGGGTTATGAGAAAAAACGAAACTCTTTCACTGCTGCCCAAAGTTTTGAGGTGGTGGCGGCTGAACCCGATCTTGCTCAGTCTCGCATTCATTTCAGCAGCAGTGTCCTCTCCAGTCGACAAAGCACTTTAATGAACGTGCTTTTGAAAGATGCCTATGGCAATCCTGTGATGGGACATGCCCTGTATGCCACTGCCGACTCCCCTTCTGTCCAAGTGTTCAGTTCGGAATTTGTGACCAATGAAAAAGGACAAATGAACTTTTCGGTACTGGGTTCCTCGGAAGGCATTGCTCAAATTCAACTCTTTGACTCCACTTTAGGTCAGCCCATTTTGGGTCCGGCTCAAGTGGCTGCGGAGGGCTTGCTCTTAGAACCTTCTGTGCAACTCGCTGAAAGTGGGCCTGTGGATGCCTTTGTGATTCTTGGGCTTGACGATGAAAGTCTCACGGGTGACTCTTTGAGTGTGACTGTGAAAGCCATTGATGAAGAAGGATTCACCGTGACAGATTATACGGGAAGCATTCGTTTTTCTTCGAGTGATGAACAGGCCGACTTGCCCAACGATTATACTTTTTTGGCGGAAGACCAAGGCGAACACTCCTTCAGTTTGGGCGTTAAATTTGTCACTCTCGGGGAGCAAACTTTGAGCGTGACTGACCTCGACAACGTGCGAGTGAACGGCGAAGCCAGCACGGAAGTGCTTAATGAAGAAGACGCTAGCGTCGATTACAACCCCGATTTTGAAACCACCGATTTTGCTCGCGAAGGAGACTTTGAACTCATCAGTCCTGCTTCGGGTAGTTACTCTTCCGGCACACTTGAAATTCAAGGTGAAGCGGAATACGGCCACCATGCTTTTATTTTTGTGAATGAAGAAGAAGCCGGTGAAGCGGATATTGAATTCGACAACAGTTTTGCCTACACTCTTCAAAATTTAGAGGATGGAAATTATGAAATTTATGTAGAAATTCGAGATGAAGAGGGTGCGTTGGTGGAAAGATCGAGCAACGAGAGCGTGCGTATCGACAGCACTGCTCCTCAATTGGTTTCCCTCAGCATGGATCCTGAAAATGGAGTGGAACCCGAGGGGAATGTGAAAGTGGTGGTGCTCAGCGAGGCCGATTTGGAAGAGGCTTCTGTGATATTTGAAGGTGAAGTGTACGGTATGGAAGAAAGCAGCAGTCCTGGAAAATATGAAGTTTTGCTTGTCGCTCCTTCAATGGAGGGAGAGTATTCTATTGATGTGCTGCTTGCGGATGCTTTAGGCAATGAGGTGCAATATAGAGATGAAGCTCTTTTGAAAGTGAGCTTGGAAGAAGAACCTGTGGAAGATGAGGAGCCCGTTCAAGAACCCGCTTTGGAAAAAATGGTGAACAGCGTGACCAATCTCAGTGCGACCGGTGGACCCGGTTTAGTGGCTTTGAGTTGGGAGACCCCTGAAAGTACGCTCCCTTTGGCTTATTATCGTGTTTATTACGGACCTTCCCCAGCGGCGCTCTTTGCCGTTTCAGAAACCACCGATTCCTCCACACATTGGACCATCAGTGATTTGCTCTCCAATGAACTTTATTATTTCACCGTGACAGCGGTGGATGTGGAGGGCAATGAAAGTGAAGCGGGTGAAGCCGTGCTTGGGGTGCCTGAAATGAAAGAAGGCGCAAGTGCTCCAAGCAGTACGGTGCCCACCTACCCTGTGTCTACGACGCTGGATCAAGATGTGGATCGAACTCCTGAAACGGGACCGGCCATGAATGCCTTGGTGCTGCTCAGCACTTTGGGGGCGCTCGGTTATGTGATGTTGAGACGACGTGCACGCGCATAG
- a CDS encoding SpoIIE family protein phosphatase, translating to MFFRRHLFRFYVLFLFILSVFCAAIWVLTAEHVSESGRLGIALGLFTVLAALGFYEFIALPFKKIIREMKALLTGRPYHRVMTTKQNEVGVLAHFFNEVTRNLENISGEVKNHQRLRKELDSAQEIQQLLIPKEAPAIPGLCISAKTRPASEIGGDTFDFYKKGERYFIYIGDSTGHGIPAGIVMVMVDALLETFIDLQNSLTDILVNLNKYLKPHLKPTMFMTMILMEWLPHQHTLKWSGAGHEYLIHFKPKNGQIQSLKAGGIAVGMLADNKAYVQEQNLVLEENDFVVLYSDGIVEAKNMTGEVYGLARLSNFIQNQASEESTPNELFEKIAIDVGRFMEGEVQLDDMTLIVLKHCENSSTQTSSTDWHNAGSTL from the coding sequence ATGTTCTTCCGCCGCCACCTCTTTCGTTTTTATGTCTTATTCCTCTTTATTTTAAGTGTGTTTTGCGCGGCGATTTGGGTTCTCACTGCCGAACATGTTTCTGAGAGCGGACGTCTGGGCATTGCTTTGGGTCTTTTTACGGTGCTGGCTGCCTTGGGTTTTTATGAATTCATTGCGCTTCCTTTCAAAAAAATCATCCGTGAAATGAAGGCGCTGCTCACCGGTAGGCCCTACCATCGAGTGATGACCACCAAGCAAAATGAAGTGGGTGTTTTGGCTCACTTCTTTAACGAAGTGACGCGGAATCTTGAAAATATTTCGGGTGAAGTCAAAAACCATCAACGTTTACGCAAAGAATTGGATTCGGCTCAAGAAATTCAACAGTTGCTGATCCCTAAAGAAGCCCCTGCCATTCCCGGGCTTTGCATCAGTGCCAAAACTCGTCCTGCCTCTGAAATTGGTGGAGACACTTTTGACTTTTATAAAAAGGGTGAGCGTTATTTCATTTATATTGGAGATTCCACCGGGCACGGCATTCCGGCGGGAATTGTGATGGTGATGGTGGATGCACTGCTTGAGACCTTTATTGATCTTCAAAATTCGCTGACGGATATTTTGGTGAACTTGAATAAATATTTGAAACCTCATCTCAAACCGACCATGTTCATGACCATGATTTTAATGGAGTGGTTGCCTCATCAGCATACTCTAAAATGGAGTGGTGCCGGTCATGAATATTTGATCCATTTTAAACCTAAAAATGGGCAGATTCAAAGTTTGAAAGCGGGTGGGATTGCGGTGGGCATGCTGGCGGACAATAAGGCCTATGTGCAAGAACAAAATTTGGTGCTGGAAGAAAATGATTTTGTGGTGCTTTATTCCGACGGAATTGTGGAAGCTAAAAACATGACAGGTGAAGTGTATGGACTTGCTCGTCTTTCGAATTTTATTCAAAACCAAGCGAGTGAAGAAAGCACTCCCAACGAACTGTTTGAAAAGATCGCCATCGATGTGGGACGTTTTATGGAAGGAGAGGTTCAACTCGATGACATGACTTTGATTGTGCTGAAACATTGTGAAAACTCCAGTACTCAAACTTCCTCTACCGATTGGCACAATGCGGGTTCTACTCTCTAG
- a CDS encoding HEAT repeat domain-containing protein has protein sequence MLATLNRILNLQNHEWPRLLVSWSMTFLTRIGFIIGSTILLATFLSQIGVQLLPVFFLGNALLAMLGTVLYRPLLHRVRRELLITYTVLYSAAFLIASVAFLPQGNSIFFVFYMIGQAVFVTQLSILISLFNEELFSPLESQRVFPVIESAETLGGIIGGFLLSTFSHSFPAYKFMVLWVILLLLIVPIVLLFNPRTLEVPKLEQGRVHAPKKLLNRLRELKKIPFLKGLLIVVCLHLAVMNVVEFQYTNALQNAVAHSEHYEEDLTTRLGTLHMVFYSVALFIQLIAASRVLTSLGVVWSMLLHPIGVILNVLAMTYHYSFASAALVKGGFEFTNIFFKNGYDSTYYAIPHELRDDAKEVLQGLIKPLGALLGTGCVLGITLLFQDARMVLGLNVLILIFAATMGFFLRRMSGHYTEMCEHNLSHKLDLSTRLNAVEILGQKGHGPLASSLQRILKRPQEPLVLKEKIIHTLGLREDVTAVETLLTLLDSPSDRLRFAVIQALNGFEILKKPSFTHSFTRTRVLHTLEAHLLLEKDALVREALVDCLFTMNAERFTDFVLRGLNEDSAHRAKLIRMLKLFSDPNLKYYLAPALDDKDPEVRAAALVALWKDESMHSTLVHHLEQMLKSPKKDFVRAGVVAAGEVVYKPAQSLLHELTASSDKNLQKAALLSLAQLEDVEVIPSLIHRFLDPSHEWFEEMNSVLGSLSSRFAAEVNFAFHHYVSDTIHQILAPYQGKTLQDLSREHLETLSLLYSKISAHHEAHQVQKVLDSTD, from the coding sequence ATGCTCGCCACTCTCAATCGAATACTCAACCTGCAAAATCATGAATGGCCGCGCCTTTTGGTGAGTTGGAGCATGACTTTTTTGACTCGCATCGGCTTTATTATTGGTTCGACCATTCTTTTAGCCACTTTTTTGAGTCAAATTGGGGTTCAGCTTTTGCCGGTTTTCTTTCTGGGGAATGCTCTTTTGGCCATGCTGGGCACCGTGCTTTACCGCCCGCTTTTGCACCGTGTACGGCGGGAACTTTTGATCACTTACACCGTGCTTTATTCTGCGGCTTTTTTGATTGCATCCGTCGCATTTCTACCTCAAGGCAACAGCATATTTTTTGTTTTTTACATGATTGGCCAGGCGGTGTTTGTCACTCAGCTCAGCATTCTTATTTCTTTGTTCAATGAAGAGCTGTTTTCACCCTTAGAAAGCCAACGTGTTTTCCCCGTGATTGAATCGGCTGAAACTTTAGGAGGAATCATCGGTGGATTTTTGCTCAGCACTTTTTCGCACAGTTTTCCGGCTTACAAATTCATGGTGCTTTGGGTGATTTTGCTACTCCTTATTGTGCCCATAGTGCTGCTCTTCAATCCTCGAACTTTAGAAGTGCCTAAATTGGAACAGGGCCGAGTGCATGCTCCTAAAAAATTATTGAATAGACTCAGAGAACTCAAGAAAATTCCTTTTTTGAAAGGACTTTTGATTGTGGTGTGTTTGCATTTGGCCGTGATGAATGTTGTGGAATTTCAATACACGAATGCTTTACAAAATGCCGTGGCTCACAGTGAACATTACGAAGAAGATCTCACGACTCGACTGGGAACTTTGCACATGGTTTTTTATTCAGTGGCTCTTTTTATTCAGCTCATTGCGGCCAGCCGGGTGCTCACTTCCTTGGGAGTGGTTTGGAGCATGCTACTGCACCCGATTGGAGTGATTTTGAATGTACTCGCCATGACTTATCATTACAGTTTTGCCAGTGCGGCTCTTGTAAAGGGAGGTTTTGAATTCACCAATATTTTCTTTAAAAACGGTTACGACTCCACTTATTATGCCATTCCTCATGAACTCAGAGACGATGCAAAGGAAGTCTTGCAAGGTTTGATCAAGCCTTTAGGAGCTCTTTTGGGAACCGGCTGCGTGCTCGGCATTACGCTGCTGTTTCAGGACGCTCGCATGGTTTTGGGGCTCAACGTTTTGATTTTGATTTTTGCTGCCACCATGGGCTTTTTCCTACGCCGCATGTCTGGCCATTACACCGAAATGTGTGAACACAACCTCAGCCATAAATTGGATTTATCCACTCGGCTCAATGCGGTAGAAATTTTAGGTCAAAAGGGCCACGGTCCGTTGGCTAGTTCTTTGCAACGCATTTTGAAACGGCCACAAGAACCCTTGGTGCTCAAAGAAAAAATCATCCATACCCTGGGGCTTAGAGAAGATGTGACAGCCGTGGAGACTTTGCTCACTTTGCTCGATTCTCCCTCCGATCGTCTGCGTTTTGCCGTGATTCAAGCTTTGAATGGTTTTGAAATTTTAAAAAAGCCTTCCTTCACTCATTCTTTCACTCGCACTCGCGTGCTCCACACTTTGGAGGCGCATTTGCTTTTGGAAAAAGATGCTCTTGTGAGGGAAGCGCTCGTCGATTGTCTCTTCACCATGAATGCGGAGCGTTTTACGGACTTTGTACTTCGTGGACTCAACGAAGATTCTGCTCATCGGGCAAAGCTCATTCGCATGCTCAAATTGTTCAGCGATCCCAATTTGAAATATTATTTAGCTCCTGCTTTGGACGATAAAGACCCTGAAGTGCGAGCCGCGGCTTTGGTGGCCTTGTGGAAGGATGAATCTATGCACAGCACTCTAGTACATCATTTGGAGCAAATGCTCAAAAGTCCCAAAAAAGATTTCGTGCGAGCGGGCGTTGTTGCTGCCGGCGAAGTGGTTTATAAACCGGCCCAAAGTCTTTTGCACGAGCTGACTGCCAGCTCAGATAAAAATCTGCAAAAAGCCGCTCTTTTGTCCTTGGCTCAATTGGAAGATGTAGAGGTGATTCCCAGTCTCATCCATCGTTTTTTGGACCCCAGTCACGAATGGTTTGAAGAAATGAATTCGGTGCTGGGCTCTTTGTCGAGTCGCTTTGCAGCGGAGGTGAATTTTGCCTTTCATCATTATGTTTCAGATACCATTCATCAAATTTTAGCCCCCTACCAAGGGAAGACTTTGCAGGACCTCAGTCGAGAACATTTGGAGACTTTGTCTCTGCTTTATTCCAAAATTTCAGCCCATCACGAGGCCCATCAGGTTCAAAAGGTACTTGATTCGACGGATTAG
- the murJ gene encoding murein biosynthesis integral membrane protein MurJ, whose translation MTEMEGPPCPSPQNFAKIPDVLAFLKKDPVRLGVILLALSSLISRALGLLRDLVFSSIFGVGTQAGPLALDAYFVAFKIPDFLYTLLIFGAMSASFIPLYTQLRKKEGQDKAFEFTSQVLTGLMGLLLFCSLLGWLTAPYLIPHLASGFDPQLQSLAVTLTRIMLLSPIFMGLSSILQGVENANKRFYGTALAPVFYNLSIILAALIFGRTHGVYALAYGVAAGAFLHFLIQIPGVYASAYRYRFHFKWKDKAWREFLALSVPRLLGISSIQLASIADVFLTSFLSVGSLSVYNYAFNLQSLPYGVVALAVSTAVYSSLAEQVDEPQQFINSLRQSLSQILFWVLPAVLGLYLLREPLIELLLERGAFDAEATQRTAETLKIFVWTALPLSFIPLFTRAFYAFKKTFFPASVACVSMAGIILFNSLGIFVYGGDLKTLALGNVLGTTLNALLLVLGLAQHFKRSPLHFLDAKKLSIQITSLAVMIAVLMQSESLPLLLQISLAAATYLGLALLLNTALQKKIRT comes from the coding sequence TTGACAGAAATGGAAGGGCCGCCCTGTCCTTCTCCTCAAAACTTTGCTAAAATTCCAGACGTGCTTGCTTTCTTAAAAAAAGATCCAGTGCGTTTGGGGGTTATTCTTTTGGCCCTTTCTTCCTTAATCAGTCGTGCATTGGGGCTGCTCAGGGACTTGGTTTTTTCCTCGATTTTTGGGGTAGGAACACAGGCTGGTCCTTTGGCCCTGGATGCCTATTTTGTGGCCTTCAAAATTCCAGACTTTCTCTACACGCTGCTCATTTTTGGAGCCATGTCCGCCTCTTTCATCCCGCTTTACACGCAATTGCGCAAAAAAGAGGGACAAGACAAGGCCTTCGAATTCACCAGCCAAGTGCTCACCGGTTTGATGGGCCTTTTACTCTTTTGTTCGCTGCTCGGCTGGCTCACCGCTCCTTATCTCATTCCTCATTTGGCTTCCGGTTTCGACCCCCAGCTTCAATCCTTGGCCGTGACCCTGACTCGCATCATGCTTTTATCGCCTATTTTCATGGGACTCAGCAGCATTCTGCAAGGAGTCGAAAATGCCAATAAACGCTTTTACGGAACCGCTTTGGCTCCTGTTTTTTATAATCTTAGCATCATTTTAGCTGCGCTCATTTTTGGCCGCACTCATGGAGTTTACGCTTTGGCCTATGGAGTGGCTGCCGGCGCTTTTTTACATTTTTTAATTCAAATTCCCGGTGTCTATGCCAGCGCTTACCGTTATCGTTTTCACTTCAAATGGAAGGACAAAGCATGGAGGGAATTTCTCGCCTTGAGCGTTCCACGCCTGCTCGGCATTTCTTCCATTCAATTGGCTTCCATTGCAGACGTTTTTTTAACAAGCTTTCTAAGCGTGGGGAGTCTTTCGGTTTACAACTACGCCTTCAACTTGCAAAGTTTGCCCTATGGAGTGGTGGCCCTTGCCGTATCCACCGCCGTTTATTCCAGTTTGGCAGAGCAAGTCGATGAACCTCAGCAGTTTATAAACTCCTTGCGACAAAGTCTTTCTCAAATTCTATTTTGGGTTTTACCGGCAGTGCTGGGCCTATATTTGCTTCGAGAGCCATTGATTGAACTGCTTTTAGAACGCGGCGCTTTTGATGCCGAGGCCACGCAGCGCACTGCAGAAACTTTGAAAATTTTTGTTTGGACCGCCTTGCCACTCAGCTTCATTCCCCTGTTCACACGAGCTTTTTATGCCTTTAAAAAAACCTTTTTCCCGGCCAGCGTGGCTTGTGTATCGATGGCGGGAATCATCCTTTTCAACAGCCTGGGCATTTTCGTTTACGGAGGGGATTTAAAAACCTTAGCCCTGGGAAATGTGCTGGGAACGACTTTGAACGCCTTGCTGCTTGTTTTAGGTTTAGCACAGCACTTCAAACGATCCCCCTTGCATTTTTTGGATGCAAAAAAACTCAGCATTCAAATCACTTCCTTAGCCGTAATGATCGCGGTTTTGATGCAAAGCGAATCCCTGCCCTTACTCCTGCAAATAAGCCTGGCCGCGGCGACTTATTTGGGACTTGCACTCTTATTGAATACGGCCCTTCAAAAGAAGATCCGGACCTAG
- the ribD gene encoding bifunctional diaminohydroxyphosphoribosylaminopyrimidine deaminase/5-amino-6-(5-phosphoribosylamino)uracil reductase RibD has product MIQIPPDAWVMNRALRLAEKGRGWTEPNPMVGAILMKDGKRIGEGYHTKYGAAHAEVEALRDCEAKGLDPRGATLYVTLEPCCHHGKTPPCVEAVLASGIERMVVAAEDPNPKVAGKGLARLREAGVVVEVGLLEKQARELNRFFYHFHETGCPWVTLKAALSLDGKIAVKRGEQCWLTGAAAKRYVHGLRHEHQAILVGAGTVLADDPHLGVREVPGRDPLRVILKDDRPLPSALQIFRDENVLVLEENSIKKILKVLAEQNVHSLLVEGGQKIFTAFVKAKAVDEVQLLMAPVFLGQKALDFLDEDLPFTLEEVTHKKLGPDLLLKGRIQ; this is encoded by the coding sequence ATGATCCAGATCCCTCCTGATGCGTGGGTGATGAACCGTGCTTTGCGTTTGGCTGAAAAAGGGCGGGGTTGGACCGAGCCGAACCCGATGGTGGGTGCGATTTTGATGAAAGACGGGAAGCGCATCGGTGAGGGGTATCACACGAAGTACGGTGCGGCTCATGCTGAAGTGGAGGCTTTGCGAGACTGTGAGGCGAAGGGGCTGGATCCGCGTGGTGCAACGCTTTATGTGACTTTGGAGCCTTGTTGCCATCATGGAAAAACGCCTCCTTGTGTGGAGGCGGTGCTCGCGAGTGGAATTGAGCGAATGGTGGTGGCCGCCGAAGATCCCAACCCTAAAGTGGCGGGCAAAGGACTGGCTCGTTTGCGAGAGGCAGGAGTCGTAGTGGAAGTGGGACTTTTGGAAAAACAAGCGCGAGAACTCAATCGCTTTTTTTATCATTTCCATGAAACGGGATGCCCTTGGGTGACCCTTAAAGCGGCTTTGAGTTTGGATGGAAAAATTGCGGTCAAACGGGGTGAACAATGCTGGCTCACCGGCGCGGCGGCCAAACGTTATGTGCATGGTTTGCGCCATGAACATCAGGCCATTTTGGTCGGAGCGGGCACCGTGCTCGCTGATGATCCTCATTTGGGGGTGCGTGAGGTGCCGGGACGGGACCCCTTGCGTGTGATTTTAAAAGATGATCGTCCCCTCCCCTCTGCTTTGCAGATTTTTCGCGACGAAAATGTGTTGGTTTTGGAAGAAAATTCCATCAAAAAAATCTTGAAAGTGTTGGCGGAGCAGAATGTGCATTCTCTTTTAGTGGAAGGGGGGCAAAAAATCTTCACGGCTTTTGTAAAAGCCAAGGCAGTGGATGAAGTTCAATTGCTCATGGCTCCGGTGTTTTTGGGCCAAAAAGCTTTGGATTTTTTAGACGAAGATTTGCCCTTCACGCTTGAAGAGGTGACTCATAAAAAACTAGGTCCGGATCTTCTTTTGAAGGGCCGTATTCAATAA